DNA sequence from the Pseudomonas tritici genome:
GGTAACCGATGTGCGGCCCCAACTGCTGTTTGTCCCACAAAGCCAGGTCGGCGCCGTCCAGCCGCACCTTGCCGGCCAAGGGTGCCCAGGCGCCCACCAGTATTCGGGCCAAGGTGGATTTACCGCAGCCCGACGGCCCGATCACCCCCAGCACGTCGCCCGCCGCCAAGTTAAAACCCAGGTTGGCCAGCGCCGGCCGACGGCTGCCGGGCGCGCAGGCGCTGATTTGCTCCACGCTCAGTTGGCCTTTGGGCACCGGCAGGCTCATGCGTTCCGGCCGTGCGGGATTCGCCTCCAGCATCTGTGACAGCCGATCAAACGCCAGGCGCGCCGAGCCCCACTGTTTCCACACGCCAATCAACTGGTCGATCGGGCTGAGCACGCGGCCCATCAGAATCGAGCCGGCAATCATCATCCCCGGCGTGATATCGCCCTGCACCGCCAGCAAGGCGCCCAGGCCCAGCACCAAAGACTGCAATGCCAGGCGCACGCCCTTGGACCAGGCGGTGACGGTCGCGGTCTTTTCGCTGGCCAGGTTCTGCTGCGCCAGGAACGCCTGATGCTGGCCGAACCAACGCCCGCGCAACGTAGCGAGCATGCCCATGGCTTCGATGGTGTCGGCATTGCGCAGGTTGGCCGTGGCCTGCTGGCTGGCACTGATGGACAGTTGGCTGGCCAGGGCCATCGGCGCCTGGCTGACGTGATGGTTGACCCACGCCAGCACAATCAACACCACCGCCCCTACCAGCGCCAGCAGGCCGAGCCAGGGGTGAAACAGGAAGATCACCAACAGGTACACCGGAAACCACGGCGCATCAAAAAACGCGAACAACGCCTGGCCGGTGGCGAACTGGCGCAGGGTGGTCAGGTCATGCAGCGCCTGCCCCGCCGCCTGGGTGCCGCCCTTGAGTTGCGCTTCGAACGCGGCGTCGTACACCCGCTGGTTCAAGCGCATGTCCATCTGCGTGCCGAGGCGGATCACCACCTGGCTGCGCACCCATTCCAACGCGCCCATCAGGCCGAACAGGCCGAGGATCATCAGCGTCAGCATCAACAGGGTCATCTGATTGCCCGAGGCCAACACCCGGTCGTACACCTGCAGCATGTAAAGCGCCGGGGCGAGCATCAGCAGGTTGATCACCGCCGAGAACAGGCCGATGTTGAAGAAGCCACTTTTATAGGCCGCGAGGGCGGCCAGGGTTTCGTTGCCGGCGTGGCGCATCTGGGGATTCTCATGGGGTTGGGCGCGCAGCGTCGCCGCGTTGACAGGCGATACGACGCTGCGCAGAATTCGGCACCGCCGCCGCCTGAAGAATTAGAAGGCTTAGGCGACAGCGGTGTACTGCGGCGAATGGGAGAGCGATCTTCCATTCGCTTTTTTCATGCAGCAGAGGTTCAGGCCGCGAGGGCCCAGTCCTGCGCAACGTCTTGCACGCCCACCAGCGCCACGTCGGTGGTGGCAGCGGTGGCCGCGTGGGCAGCCAACCCAGCGCTGACTTCGTCAAAGGTGCTGGCGGTGGACAGACCGAAATCGTCCAGCAGGTCGTTGAGCACGGTTTCCAATGCCGACGTGTTGCCTTGCATCAAGCCGTAGATCACGCTCTGCACTTCGTTGCCGGTGCGGCCTGCACCTTCGGCGGCAAACAGGTCGAGACCGTTGAACGCCACCTTGTAGGCACTCAGGTCAAAATCGCTGCCTGCGCCGCCGGTCAGGCCCGTGCCCAGTTCGACGTTATCCAGGTTGCCCCACAGGTAGTGGTTCAGGTTGCTGCTGGCCGGCAAGGCCGGGTTGAACACATAGTGCAGGCCGTTGCTGGTGTTGCTGTCGGCGATAAACGCGTAGTCGGAGTTGTTGGCGCCATGCGTCGAATACTGATCGCCACTGAAGGTGCCGTTGCTGAAACCGCCGGTGTTACCGGTGCCATGACCTGCGGTGGCGAAACCTATGGCCCAGTCCGTCAGGTAGTCGGACAGCGACGTAGTGCCCAGGTACGACTCGTAACTAACAGAAATAGTCATCACTAAACCTCGTTATAAACAGCGCTATTGATCAGTACGCAGGTGCGCACTTTTTGCCCAACCCTGGGCAAAACCGTGGGTGGATCCAGTGCCTGCGCACCGGATCAGAATGTGTATTCGAGCATTCCGCTCAGCGTGCGCCCGCGCGCCAGGCTCAGGTTGTTGGCATCGCCCATGGCGACGAAATACGCCTCGTCCGTGGCGTTCTCCAACGCCAGCGCGATATTTAATTGATCGGTCATCCAGTAACTGGCGTAGAGGTCATACACGGTGTACTTGGGCCACATGGCCTGGTCGATGAACTGGTAACCCTGGTTATTCAGGTTTTCCCCATTACCGGAGCTGTAGCGAACACGAACGCCGGTATCCAGGCGCTTCTCCAGGAAGCGTGCCCCCACCGTCACTGAACCCCGATCCGCCGGTGTATACGTGGCGTTGCCCATGATTCGGCCGCAGCTTTCCTTGCTGTTGGCGACGTCGTCATCCAGCACTTCGTATTTAGTGACAGGCCTTCGCCCAATCGTGCCGTTGGGGCGCACGTACGTCTCGATCACGGTGGTTGACGGCCCGTTCTTCTTCGCACCGCCTATGTAATAGTTCTTCGAGCAGAACTCATTCGTGCCGATCATGTGGGTGTAGCTGAGGTTGGTATAAGCCCGGCCCATGTCGTAGTTGAATTGGTACTCAAGGCCTCTGAACCGGGTGTCATTGAGGTTATTGGTGTACGCCATGATCCCGTTGAAACCGCCCACGGAGGTTTCCGGCAAACTCACGCTGGTATTGAGGAAGGTGAAGTTCTTAATCTTGGTGTCGAAGTACGCCACCTTGATGCCCAGTCGGTCGTCATTGAAAAACAACGACTCCTTGAACACGTTCATCCCCACTTCCCAATCGCGGGACTCTTCGGGCTTGAGGTAGGGGTTGGGAAACACGCGCTCCCCCGAACCGCCACCGTGCGGGCGGCCGCTCATGAAGGTTTCCGTCACGGCCGGCGGGCGCCAGCCTTTGCCCCAGCGGGCATACAGTTGCAGCCAGTCGAGCCCGGGCTTGATGCCGATACCAAAGGTCGGAGAGAACTGCCCCTGCTCACGATCAATATCGAAAATGTCCTCGACGCGCTTGGCGCCTACCGAGCTTGAGTAAAAACGGTCGCGCTTCCAGAGCGTCATCCCCGTAACGCCTTCCAGCCGATAGCGGTCGTAACGCAGGCCGGCATCCACGGTCAGCCAATCGTCATAGTCGTATTGGAGGGTGTTGAACAGGCTGGCGATGGTGCGCTTGCCTTCCGGGTCTGCACTGGGGGTGTAGGGCAATGAACCGCTGGCGACCGTATTGCTCGATTCAACCTTGTTGGTGCTGGGCTTGAACCTGTCTTGATACATCTCCAGGCCATAGCTCCAACTCACGTGCCCCACGCGGCCCAGGTCAAAGCGCGACGTGTTTTCGCCTTGCAGGCCCCAGGTGTCGGTCTGGAAATGGTCGGTGTAGCCCGGGGTGTAGTTGCCGGAACTCACGGACGCCGTATT
Encoded proteins:
- a CDS encoding type I secretion system permease/ATPase, which gives rise to MRHAGNETLAALAAYKSGFFNIGLFSAVINLLMLAPALYMLQVYDRVLASGNQMTLLMLTLMILGLFGLMGALEWVRSQVVIRLGTQMDMRLNQRVYDAAFEAQLKGGTQAAGQALHDLTTLRQFATGQALFAFFDAPWFPVYLLVIFLFHPWLGLLALVGAVVLIVLAWVNHHVSQAPMALASQLSISASQQATANLRNADTIEAMGMLATLRGRWFGQHQAFLAQQNLASEKTATVTAWSKGVRLALQSLVLGLGALLAVQGDITPGMMIAGSILMGRVLSPIDQLIGVWKQWGSARLAFDRLSQMLEANPARPERMSLPVPKGQLSVEQISACAPGSRRPALANLGFNLAAGDVLGVIGPSGCGKSTLARILVGAWAPLAGKVRLDGADLALWDKQQLGPHIGYLPQDIQLFAGSLAENIARFAEVDAEKVLAAAQMAGVHELILQLPQGYETQLGEGGAGLSGGQKQRVALARALYGLPALIVLDEPNANLDEVGEQALLQAIAQLKQQRRTVVLITHKPNVLSLTDQLLILKEGQLQAYGPTARVLEARQKPAANKPVSTMSMSYRLGEGKQA
- a CDS encoding heme acquisition protein HasA → MTISVSYESYLGTTSLSDYLTDWAIGFATAGHGTGNTGGFSNGTFSGDQYSTHGANNSDYAFIADSNTSNGLHYVFNPALPASSNLNHYLWGNLDNVELGTGLTGGAGSDFDLSAYKVAFNGLDLFAAEGAGRTGNEVQSVIYGLMQGNTSALETVLNDLLDDFGLSTASTFDEVSAGLAAHAATAATTDVALVGVQDVAQDWALAA
- a CDS encoding TonB-dependent receptor, which translates into the protein MSALNKGRITGSRLALAIHLGLFAVTAPVYAAQPQTGNAAQPAVLMFDVPAQPLGVAVLAFADQAGLQVLFDSQRLRGLNSTALKGRFSVQEGLGRLLGAAPVEYRFTSDRQVSLSRVSDDHDGAMTVGTTTITGNTQGQASDWVYQSPKSVAVISRDMIDKRPPRHAADMLEETAGVYTAVNQRDPGLSVNIRGVQDYGRVNMNIDGMRQNFNVNGHQQRNGTMLIDPEFVSSIQIDKGSQSGQGGAAVLGGIASFKTLDASEFLKDGKEYGGRIRAGSGIGELGNGTDFNGSGVFAFGDERGDVMLGYSERHFGNYRGGKRNADNLGTNMRARKYAPVAFDDWLNSEVGDTGSVTRSQIVKLGLNLPNDQRVQLSYLESDADSNDAWGYIADDLQSTYYLRTSKNNLNAKNVALDYSYSPDNPLIDFKAKLYFVTTQLDRANAPNTASVSSGNYTPGYTDHFQTDTWGLQGENTSRFDLGRVGHVSWSYGLEMYQDRFKPSTNKVESSNTVASGSLPYTPSADPEGKRTIASLFNTLQYDYDDWLTVDAGLRYDRYRLEGVTGMTLWKRDRFYSSSVGAKRVEDIFDIDREQGQFSPTFGIGIKPGLDWLQLYARWGKGWRPPAVTETFMSGRPHGGGSGERVFPNPYLKPEESRDWEVGMNVFKESLFFNDDRLGIKVAYFDTKIKNFTFLNTSVSLPETSVGGFNGIMAYTNNLNDTRFRGLEYQFNYDMGRAYTNLSYTHMIGTNEFCSKNYYIGGAKKNGPSTTVIETYVRPNGTIGRRPVTKYEVLDDDVANSKESCGRIMGNATYTPADRGSVTVGARFLEKRLDTGVRVRYSSGNGENLNNQGYQFIDQAMWPKYTVYDLYASYWMTDQLNIALALENATDEAYFVAMGDANNLSLARGRTLSGMLEYTF